TTCAAGCATTTCTTGGCAGTCCATTGCAGTAACCATCACCGACAACCTTGCTCTACCCCTCCAGCATCCGATGGCTATTGTTGACTCGTCAACTTCGAGGGACTCTGTAGCAACTGTGTTCCCTGCAGAAATAAGGAAAATGATGATAAACAGATACATCGATGTCAACAGGTATAGATTAACCTTTTCCACACATCACTGATACATACCTTTACCCAGAATAACCACACAACAGCCAGGTAATAAGTTTGCTGCCTTTTCACCAAATTCAGCATCAGCAAAATCTGTATATTTTACATCTTTGTCCTGCAGAAGACGCTTGAAGTCCACAGGAGATGCCTGTATAATTTGCTTTGTTATGTATGGAAGAATAAGGGGCAATCCTTCGGATGATATCCGGAAAGCACATGGTGAAGAGCTACCTTCTCGTGCTGTTTGTCTTTCCTGTAAGATAAGGGCAAGTGCATTTCACTCAGTTATACACAAGTAGTAATAATGAAAACAATCGGAAACTTATCACTCAGTCAAGGATGACCAATATACCACATCCACTACAAGGACGGGTTTACAAATTACAAGACCATGCCATTCAAATACTAAAAGATTTTATCTAAAACAATCCTCAACGCAACTAATTTTATAGTGTTAGATTGTGCCAACAATACCATGTAACATGCATGCTGTTTGTGCTATGCTAGAATGACACGTAGAAGAAgcaattcaaaataaattaattagtaaTTATATTACACATAATCCTTACAAATTATATGTCAAAATAAGATATGAATGGATGATTATCCAATAAAACTCAACACGCAGGCAAAATGATCTATGAAGTAGTAGTATCTAACTCTAATAGAAACCACAGGGTATAATTAGCAACGACTTGTTCAAAATATCAAACAGCAAAAAGATTATACATTTCACTTTTGCTATTTAAATTCTTCAAACTCTGATTGAATGTCTCCCATGCCTAGACCGACACCCTGCGCCTATACCATTATCTACCAACCAATGTTTTTAGGACTTCTAATGGTGAGGTTTTTATCGTCTacacaaattatttatttaaatccAGAAAATGGGTGACAAATAAATCAATGATGTAATATAAAATTCTAACAAGAAAACCAATATCTCTAAATTGAGAATAAAGTATACTTACAAACATCTTCATGCCAACTGAGGTTATTTTCAGTTGCTGGCCAACTGAGAAGTTCAACTCAAGAATATCCTTGACAAACTTCGAGACATAGTAAATTCTTTTGACATGACTCGTATCACTGTTTCGTGTAATAAGGTGACCATTGAATGGAAAACGCTCATCGATTCCATAAAAAGTCCTTATACTATTAATAATTTCTTCATCTTTAAAAAAGACAACAGGGTCAACACCTCTCCATTGGCCTTGAATTTGTAGCTTTCTTTTGCTCGGAAACTTCTTTTCCGTGTTTTCTGCATTATGTGGCTCTTCAGTTTCCTCAGAATTATGTTCTTCACATGTAAGAGGACTAACTTCCAAATCTTCTGTATTGGATACATTGTCATTCACATTTTCCTCTGGAACTGCTTCTAAGACTTCTTCAAGTTTACTTTCAGATGAATTGATCTGAGGTGCTTGTGCATCCACAAGACTCTGGCTTGGTGGTTCTACATATTTCTCATCAATATGTTTGCTAGGTTTTTCCAGAACAGCTGCAAGAATGAAAACAATTACAAAACTAATATGAGCAAAAGTCCAGGTAAAATGAGTATATACAAGGTAGAAATTACAGGTTGGAATTATTTTCCTAGTTAACCAAAATCTTCTGGCTATTTATTAACGGAAACGGGCAGAGAGAGAGACACAGAGAAACAAatgttattaatattttatactataaGACTACCTGGCAGAGGAGAAACTTTTTGCAGCACAGCAATGAAGAAGGCTCCAGTGTTCTGATCATGAGGCATTATTCTCATGCAATGCTCTAGAGGAAATTCGGAAACTTCCTCAGCAGACTCAGACATCGCAGGATTCTCTACTGCTTCAACGCCATCTTCAGCTTTTCCATTTTCCACACTAGTAATGTCATCTTCCATGTCAACATTACAACTACTATCACCAAGATCCTGATAGCCTTTGCCAGAAGGAAACATACTGGAAAGAATTACACTTCTACGAAACTTGGGAACATCTTTGGAAGAGACAAACCACTTGCTCTTGTCATATACCTGCAACTCCAAAATCAAGCatctttaaaataattaaaaaccaaACTGCTACGGAAAAAAACTGAGACATTTGTCATATAAGAATTTTCTGTTCATAATTTTAACTATTTTCTTATTAAATCGTCAACGTGTTAATGTGGCGATATTGATGGGCATCCAATTGATTGAATGACAGAATTTAATTAGGATTATTTAATACCAGACACGATCCAAATAAATGCAAATCAGCAAAATAGTCAAAATTTGGAATTACAAGAGGCATAACTGCCAGGCTGCACAGTATTTTACCCACAACTGCTGTGCTACTATTTTGGAACACCAATTACCTAAGAAAGCCAATCAcccaatatattttttacttcaAAATCCTTCAGATTATACCATTACATGATATAAAAGAACATGATCGCCAGAAAACTCAGAAATGTAATAAAACTTTGGCATGTATAGGCTATAATAGGTAAACAGCATATTTgctttttaatattaaatgtaGTGTAATCAAAACTCGGACTGgtgaatgaaaaaaaagttgttcaatTGGACACAGCAGCACAAACCTTCCATCTCTTGAGACCTGGCCGACGAATAAGTTGTGGAAGCTCACTAGACACATCAACAAGTTTTACAGACTCACCGCACCTCCGCAAAACCTGCAAAACAGCAAAAAGAGGGGATAAATAAAATGGAATAGAGCACAATTTCTTATTAGATTTTTCATGTACTAGGCCCAAGATCTACCTATTTCTCCATGGTCAATTTTTTCTAAGATTCACCCATAACTTTTATGAACACAGTACAGTTATGGAATTGAGCACAGCCTATTAGATTTTCATGTACGTCCAAGATCTACCTAGTCCTCCCAGTGTTCGATTTTTTCTAAATGTATTTGTAAGGCTCACCCATAACTTTTATGAGCAAAGTACAGTTATGCCTAAGAAATTAGTGTACCGTGCTTCAAAGGTAATTAGTGTACCAAAGGACTTTTCTGAGTCAGGCCTGCAAGTGCAACTTGCATGGCTTCATAAAAATATAGACCACTCAAAGTCGTACCTCTGCAACGACAGCTTCGTTTTCGATAGGATTCATTGAGCATGTTGAATAAACCATTCTTCCACCAATTTTGAGTAAAGATAAACCTGAGATAATCAATATAGTTGTTGAGAATGCTGCAATATAAGTGTCAAATTCATTTCTATTCATTTAAGACAATAAACagaaatagatttttttaaccCAGTCAACTAGTATAGAATTAAACAACAAGAGTAAATCAGTTTAAACAAATATAAACCGAAGCTCTTTCTTGGTACAAAAGAATGCTTTTCATCTTCAGAAGACACATAACAAAAATGACACACAGAGAAGCTCTACTCCAATCCTTGAGGTTCAACATAATACAACAATTTTTGTGAGTTCCCTTTCAAATATACAGGGAAGATGTACATAAAATCAATTTATAAAGCAATATTAATCTAGAACAAAAGGTTTCACTCTATGGTAACGACAAATTTCAAAGAAAAGGATAAGTCAGCTAAAGTCGCTGTGAACTTTTTGTACTAAATCTAAATGCCCATTTCCCCGTGCTAGATAACTAAGACAAGTCTAGTGAGTTCAATTTATGATCATGCATTCTGATCATTCACAATACTTTAACCATTATCAGATAGACTTACTTCATCTTATTAGTTATCatcaatatttttctttcaaaggAGTACAAAGTTTTTAAGGCAATGGGAGGCTATCCTCATTCCAATGGAGGGACAACTCAGTATTCGCTAACCTCGAGAAggatttataataaaaatttatatcgcCTACGAGCAGGAGATGCCGGGATTAAAATCCAAATCATCAAAATGTCTTGAGCAAAAGGTCAACTTGGTAAGCCAACCCACATTGCCTATTACCAATATCTTAATTGGAAAAAACCAATAAATTTGAGCACAACAACGACACCAGATAAGGAAACGAAAACAAAAGTCTAAAAGTGACAGaccataaaatatatttaaaataatcagaaagtACCTCGCATAGCAATTAAAACCTGTAAGCTGTGAAGCCCTTGTCCCATCCCTGAATTCCTGCGGAAAGTAAAATAAGCATTGACAAATATTTTAGGTTGAAAAGAAAGTGGAGCTGGAGAAGAAATTAAAACTACCATTTCC
This portion of the Trifolium pratense cultivar HEN17-A07 linkage group LG3, ARS_RC_1.1, whole genome shotgun sequence genome encodes:
- the LOC123917005 gene encoding RNA cytosine-C(5)-methyltransferase NSUN2; its protein translation is MGGRGKSRTQRKHFRQNRENVWKRSRPDPDPSLSSDKSQTTHWTPFLNENPSFDSYYKEQLIVDPQEWDQFVAVLRTPLPASFRINASSQFADDIRSQLENDFVHSLRAEVAEGGETEAIRPLPWYPGNFAWHSNFSRMQLRKTQTLERFHEFLKLENEIGNITRQEAVSMVPPLFLDVHSDHLVLDMCAAPGSKTFQLLEIIHQSTKAGSLPDGMVIANDLDVKRCNLLIHQTKRMCTANLIVTNHEAQHFPGCRLKGNSERMKLDHNIHQLLFDRVLCDVPCSGDGTLRKAPDMWRKWNSGMGQGLHSLQVLIAMRGLSLLKIGGRMVYSTCSMNPIENEAVVAEVLRRCGESVKLVDVSSELPQLIRRPGLKRWKVYDKSKWFVSSKDVPKFRRSVILSSMFPSGKGYQDLGDSSCNVDMEDDITSVENGKAEDGVEAVENPAMSESAEEVSEFPLEHCMRIMPHDQNTGAFFIAVLQKVSPLPAVLEKPSKHIDEKYVEPPSQSLVDAQAPQINSSESKLEEVLEAVPEENVNDNVSNTEDLEVSPLTCEEHNSEETEEPHNAENTEKKFPSKRKLQIQGQWRGVDPVVFFKDEEIINSIRTFYGIDERFPFNGHLITRNSDTSHVKRIYYVSKFVKDILELNFSVGQQLKITSVGMKMFERQTAREGSSSPCAFRISSEGLPLILPYITKQIIQASPVDFKRLLQDKDVKYTDFADAEFGEKAANLLPGCCVVILGKGNTVATESLEVDESTIAIGCWRGRARLSVMVTAMDCQEMLERLLIRLGAENGSSGHVDKSSNDVGGEVQPVQELNDDDVKAAAS